One Diospyros lotus cultivar Yz01 chromosome 1, ASM1463336v1, whole genome shotgun sequence genomic window carries:
- the LOC127803593 gene encoding G-type lectin S-receptor-like serine/threonine-protein kinase LECRK3: MYRDYLQGFPCSSNTLLRLGFMAKSDWIDLTMAHALLFLLFLLPLSIAAQSNGTIALGKSITANTDAADPWLSPSADFAFGFRQLEDPNLFLLSIWYYKIPDRTIVWFANEGVPFSSGSKVELTSDKGLVVTDPKGNVLWESEGILNEVAYGFLNDTGNFVLMGSDSLSQWESFEYPTDTLLPTQTMKSGLVLYSKRSVTNFSQGRFQLRFQDGNLLLNTRDMVSNLAYANYYTSNTSDPSNPSNSGQQVIFPDTGYMYILRENGVRFNLTPRTINFPASDNYHRATLNFDGVFVQYAYPRSSSTGNTNWSVVWSEPDNICAAIGGGLGSGACGFNNICSLGDDKRPICQCPPGFSLMDPDDKYGSCRPNFTQSCEEADVNSAADVYDFSTLVNTNWPTSDYEHLKPLTESQCRNNCLQDCFCAVAILGGDECWKKKLPLSNGIRDSSLNNKAILKYRKVDVPPSNPTTGPPTIREKKDRESIIVVGSVLLGTSFFVNLVLVGAFCLGFFFIYRKKKGLPTSEISLRSFTYKELDVATNGFGEELGRGAFGIVYKGVVQMGGSRQVVAVKKLDRVAQQKEKEFKTEVNVIGRTHHKNLVRLLGFCEEGQHRMLVYEFLTNGTLSSFLFGDTKPSWNLRTEIALGIARGLVYLHEECTTQIIHCDIKPQNILLDEYYNARISDFGLAKLLRMNQSKTVPTTIRGTKGYVASEWFNNKPITAKVDVYSYGVLLLEIISCQRSVGDLENGEVEKAILTDWASDCLEEGKLEALVENDREALDDWNKLMRFVMVAIWCIQEDPSFRPSMRKVIQMLEEVIEVNRPPCPTTFSSTT; the protein is encoded by the coding sequence ATGTACCGAGATTACTTGCAAGGCTTCCCCTGCTCCTCAAATACTCTTCTTCGCTTGGGTTTCATGGCGAAATCAGATTGGATCGATCTAACGATGGCTCATgctcttctgtttcttctcttccttctgcCTTTGTCCATTGCTGCTCAATCTAATGGCACCATAGCCCTGGGCAAGTCCATCACAGCCAACACCGATGCCGCTGATCCATGGCTTTCTCCTTCGGCTGATTTTGCTTTTGGTTTTAGGCAACTTGAAGATCCCAATCTCTTCTTGCTCTCCATATGGTACTACAAGATACCCGATCGGACCATTGTTTGGTTTGCAAATGAAGGAGTTCCTTTTTCGAGCGGATCGAAGGTAGAACTCACTTCCGATAAAGGGTTGGTGGTCACGGACCCTAAAGGCAACGTACTGTGGGAATCTGAGGGCATTTTGAATGAAGTTGCTTATGGTTTCCTGAATGATACTGGCAACTTTGTGCTTATGGGAAGCGATTCTCTCAGTCAATGGGAAAGCTTCGAATATCCTACTGATACCCTTCTGCCTACGCAGACAATGAAGTCCGGCTTGGTGCTGTATTCCAAGCGGTCGGTGACCAACTTCTCCCAAGGAAGATTCCAGCTTCGCTTCCAAGATGGGAATCTGTTGCTTAATACCAGAGACATGGTTTCAAATCTTGCTTATGCTAATTACTATACAAGTAACACTTCTGACCCCTCTAATCCCTCCAATTCCGGTCAGCAAGTGATCTTCCCTGATACAGGTTATATGTacatattgagagagaatggcGTAAGGTTCAATCTCACTCCGAGGACAATCAATTTCCCTGCCAGTGATAATTATCACAGAGCAACTCTCAATTTTGATGGAGTTTTCGTCCAATATGCTTATCCAAGGTCTTCCAGTACTGGCAACACAAACTGGAGTGTGGTTTGGTCCGAGCCAGATAATATATGTGCTGCTATTGGTGGAGGTTTAGGGAGTGGGGCTTGTGGGTTTAACAACATCTGCAGCCTCGGTGATGATAAGAGGCCAATATGCCAGTGCCCACCGGGGTTTTCGTTGATGGATCCAGACGATAAGTATGGCAGCTGTAGGCCGAATTTCACTCAAAGCTGTGAAGAAGCAGATGTCAATTCAGCAGCAGATGTGTATGATTTCTCGACTCTTGTAAATACTAATTGGCCAACCTCTGATTACGAGCACTTGAAGCCATTGACTGAATCCCAGTGTAGAAACAATTGCCTTCAAGATTGTTTTTGTGCTGTTGCTATACTTGGAGGTGATGAAtgctggaagaagaagctgcCACTTTCGAATGGAATCAGGGATAGCAGTCTTAATAACAAGGCTATCTTGAAGTACCGCAAAGTTGATGTTCCTCCATCCAATCCTACAACCGGACCTCCTACTATTCGTGAAAAAAAGGACAGGGAGTCTATTATTGTGGTAGGATCCGTTCTCTTGGGGACatctttttttgtcaatttgGTATTGGTTGGTGCCTTCTGCTTGGGCTTTTTCTTTATCTACCGTAAGAAAAAAGGACTCCCCACAAGTGAAATAAGTCTCCGTAGTTTTACCTACAAAGAACTTGATGTTGCTACAAATGGTTTTGGGGAAGAATTGGGAAGGGGGGCTTTTGGCATTGTCTACAAAGGGGTGGTACAAATGGGTGGTTCAAGACAAGTTGTGGCAGTGAAAAAGCTTGATAGAGTAGCTCAACAAAAAGAGAAGGAATTCAAGACTGAAGTGAATGTGATTGGCCGAACTCATCATAAAAATCTGGTTCGGCTGCTTGGATTCTGTGAGGAAGGCCAACACCGGATGCTAGTCTATGAGTTTTTGACCAATGGCACTTTATCTAGCTTCCTATTTGGAGATACAAAGCCTAGCTGGAACCTTAGGACTGAAATTGCGCTAGGGATTGCAAGAGGGCTGGTTTACTTGCATGAAGAATGCACCACCCAAATCATCCATTGCGATATAAAGCCTCAGAACATACTCCTTGATGAGTATTACAATGCTAGAATTTCAGACTTTGGGTTGGCTAAACTTCTCAGGATGAATCAAAGCAAGACAGTGCCAACTACCATTAGAGGGACAAAGGGGTATGTGGCCTCGGAGTGGTTCAACAACAAGCCAATCACTGCCAAGGTTGACGTTTACAGCTATGGTGTGTTGCTGCTAGAGATCATTTCTTGTCAAAGAAGTGTGGGGGATCTTGAAAATGGAGAAGTTGAAAAAGCAATCTTGACAGATTGGGCTAGTGATTGCTTGGAGGAAGGGAAGTTGGAAGCTTTGGTTGAGAATGATAGGGAGGCTTTGGATGATTGGAACAAGTTGATGAGATTTGTGATGGTAGCCATTTGGTGTATTCAAGAGGATCCATCTTTTAGACCTTCAATGAGGAAGGTTATTCAAATGCTTGAAGAAGTTATTGAAGTTAATCGCCCTCCATGTCCTACCACGTTTTCTTCCACCACCTAA